A single genomic interval of Lewinellaceae bacterium harbors:
- a CDS encoding amidohydrolase: protein MRKGLWIVVLTLGITPLFSQSLDADKKQAIKALDAQLDHYGAIAHQIWGFAELGFQEDQSTALLQKTLTDAGFHVEQGVAGMPTSFIASYGSGKPVIAFLAEFDALADMAQQAVPTQDPIEGQPAGHACGHHLFGTGAVAAAIQVKEWLQKTGTSGTIRLYGTPAEEGGGGKVFMVREGLFNDVDAVLTWHPSSQNAANASATLAAVGMKFRFHGVAAHAAAGPWRGHSALDGVEAMDVMVNMLREHVTPESRIHYAITNGAKAPNIVPAEAEVYYIIRHPDMNELKDMIQRIIRAAEGAAMGTDTKVDYEYINGYFNVMPNATLASMMHDNLEQVGGVKYNEEERNFALEIMKSYPSEKLTPESAMEVEPFKVVEKGGYASTDVGDISWVVPTASMGAATWVPGTIAHSWQAVAAGGTTIGPKGMLVAAKTLTLSAMDLFTHPEVLVKAKNELEERRGKDFKYESLIGDREPPLDYMKLGND from the coding sequence ATGAGAAAAGGACTTTGGATTGTCGTACTAACCCTCGGAATCACACCACTCTTCAGCCAGTCCCTGGATGCGGACAAAAAACAAGCCATCAAAGCATTGGATGCCCAGCTGGATCACTATGGTGCAATCGCTCACCAAATCTGGGGATTTGCAGAACTGGGTTTTCAGGAAGATCAGAGTACCGCCCTGTTGCAGAAGACATTGACGGATGCAGGATTTCACGTCGAGCAGGGCGTTGCCGGCATGCCAACATCCTTTATCGCCAGCTATGGCTCCGGGAAACCGGTCATTGCCTTCCTGGCTGAATTTGACGCCCTGGCTGACATGGCCCAGCAGGCCGTGCCTACCCAGGACCCGATCGAAGGACAGCCGGCTGGTCATGCCTGTGGCCATCACCTCTTTGGCACTGGCGCGGTAGCTGCTGCCATTCAGGTGAAGGAGTGGCTGCAGAAGACCGGCACATCAGGTACCATCCGTCTCTATGGGACACCCGCTGAAGAAGGCGGAGGCGGGAAAGTATTTATGGTTCGGGAAGGCCTTTTTAACGATGTGGATGCTGTACTCACCTGGCATCCAAGTAGCCAGAATGCCGCTAATGCAAGTGCGACCCTGGCAGCAGTAGGTATGAAATTCCGTTTCCATGGTGTTGCCGCCCATGCTGCTGCCGGACCTTGGAGGGGGCACAGTGCCCTGGATGGTGTGGAAGCAATGGATGTTATGGTCAACATGCTCCGGGAGCATGTCACCCCGGAATCACGGATCCATTATGCCATTACCAATGGTGCTAAAGCGCCGAACATCGTTCCGGCAGAGGCTGAAGTTTATTACATCATCCGCCACCCGGATATGAATGAACTGAAGGATATGATCCAGCGCATCATACGTGCCGCAGAAGGTGCCGCCATGGGGACCGATACCAAAGTGGATTATGAATACATCAATGGCTATTTTAACGTCATGCCCAACGCCACACTGGCGTCTATGATGCACGACAATCTGGAGCAGGTCGGAGGGGTGAAATACAACGAAGAGGAACGCAATTTCGCCCTGGAAATCATGAAGTCCTATCCTTCCGAAAAGCTGACACCGGAATCTGCCATGGAGGTCGAACCATTTAAGGTGGTGGAGAAAGGCGGTTATGCTTCCACCGATGTCGGAGATATCAGCTGGGTTGTACCCACTGCAAGTATGGGTGCTGCTACCTGGGTGCCCGGAACCATTGCTCACAGCTGGCAAGCCGTCGCTGCCGGCGGGACTACCATAGGGCCAAAAGGTATGCTGGTGGCTGCAAAGACGCTGACCCTCTCAGCCATGGATCTGTTTACGCATCCCGAAGTGCTGGTGAAAGCAAAAAATGAACTGGAAGAACGTCGCGGCAAGGATTTCAAATACGAATCACTGATCGGAGACCGCGAACCTCCTCTGGACTACATGAAACTGGGCAACGATTGA
- a CDS encoding circularly permuted type 2 ATP-grasp protein has translation MDPIHDSVLFQNYLTRSGQFDEVFARNQSIKPVYSDVIGAFSALSPDEYRQLNEFAKKSFLSQGITFATYNQNPRGIERIFPFDLLPRIIHQHEWDVIERGMLQRAQAMDLFLHDLYNGKKILKDNIIPVELIHSSSHLCKFMEGFTPPGSTYCHISGTDLIRHADGEYYILEDNLRCPSGVSYVLANREAMKKTFSQLFKQFNVASVMNYPSVLLEVLQSVCPAGVDEPVCVLLTPGVYNSAYYEHSFLAQSMGVELVEGRDLYVDNDFVYMNTVFGPEKVDVVYRRIDDDFMDPLVFRSDSVLGVPGIMSAYRKGNVTLVNAPGTGVADDKAVYTYVPEIIRYYLDQEPILQNVPTMRCGEEKDRQYVLEHLPELVVKPVDQSGGYGVFIGQNASREELEKQKELILASPREYIAQPIMALSLHATFIEQKNQFEPRHIDLRTFTLKGKDVQYVLSGGLSRVALKEGSLIVNSSQGGGSKDTWIVND, from the coding sequence ATGGATCCTATTCATGACTCTGTTCTGTTTCAGAATTATTTAACCCGTTCCGGCCAGTTTGATGAAGTTTTTGCCCGTAATCAAAGCATCAAGCCTGTCTATTCGGATGTAATCGGAGCGTTCAGTGCATTGTCCCCGGACGAATACCGGCAGCTGAATGAATTTGCAAAAAAATCATTTCTGAGCCAGGGGATCACCTTCGCCACCTACAACCAGAATCCGCGTGGCATTGAACGAATATTCCCCTTTGATCTCCTGCCGCGTATCATCCATCAGCATGAATGGGATGTGATCGAACGTGGTATGTTGCAGCGGGCTCAGGCTATGGATCTCTTTTTGCATGATCTCTACAATGGGAAGAAGATCCTGAAAGACAATATTATCCCGGTTGAGCTGATTCATTCGTCCAGCCACCTGTGTAAATTCATGGAAGGGTTTACCCCTCCCGGCAGTACCTACTGTCACATCTCCGGAACGGACCTGATCCGCCATGCTGATGGAGAATATTATATTCTGGAGGATAACCTGCGCTGCCCCAGCGGGGTGAGCTACGTGCTGGCCAACCGCGAAGCTATGAAGAAGACTTTTTCCCAGCTCTTCAAGCAGTTTAACGTGGCATCGGTCATGAACTACCCCTCGGTGCTGCTGGAAGTGCTCCAGTCGGTATGCCCGGCAGGCGTAGATGAGCCGGTCTGCGTATTACTGACGCCCGGTGTTTACAATTCGGCTTATTACGAGCATTCCTTTCTGGCACAGAGCATGGGTGTGGAGTTGGTTGAAGGACGGGACCTTTACGTCGACAACGATTTTGTCTATATGAATACGGTATTCGGACCCGAGAAAGTTGATGTGGTATACCGGCGTATTGATGATGATTTTATGGATCCATTGGTATTCCGGTCGGATTCAGTGCTTGGCGTCCCGGGCATCATGAGTGCCTATCGCAAGGGCAATGTCACGCTGGTCAATGCTCCCGGTACCGGAGTAGCTGACGACAAGGCAGTCTATACCTATGTCCCTGAGATCATCCGCTATTACCTTGATCAGGAGCCGATTCTTCAGAATGTGCCGACCATGCGCTGTGGCGAGGAAAAGGATCGTCAGTATGTCCTGGAGCACTTGCCCGAACTGGTCGTAAAACCCGTGGATCAATCCGGTGGGTACGGGGTGTTCATAGGTCAAAATGCCTCTCGTGAAGAATTGGAAAAACAGAAAGAACTCATCCTGGCATCACCCCGGGAATACATCGCCCAGCCCATCATGGCATTGTCGCTGCATGCCACCTTTATTGAACAGAAAAATCAATTCGAACCGCGCCATATAGATCTTCGCACCTTTACGCTGAAGGGAAAGGATGTTCAGTATGTCCTGAGTGGCGGATTGTCCCGGGTTGCGCTTAAAGAGGGCAGCCTGATTGTGAACTCATCCCAGGGGGGAGGTTCGAAGGACACCTGGATCGTGAACGACTGA
- a CDS encoding alpha-E domain-containing protein: protein MLSRVANHLYWMGRYLERTDHLARYINVEYFGSLDSPEPRQHLIAIKSIIDMTGMPAVEDQDINEEEVLVTAALDDKNPVSIISSLYACRENARSARESLSKELWEAINNFYIFVSGYPVDVLKTRGLFDFTTHVMQHCANVRGRIMFTLMHDISWQFIHMGLLIERSAQIVRIMISKLNDIEELKKLKLGQYMEAQQYNILLDCVEAKDMCHKYYSNWPERHATVDFLLFNPYFPKSVVRSLLKLKLSLEKIQSDRMITQKDIAFQVGKMISPLEYVEFSDIEDDLEKFLEDTLSKIYLISDLIVKKYFT from the coding sequence ATGTTATCTCGCGTAGCCAATCATTTGTACTGGATGGGACGGTACCTGGAAAGGACCGATCATCTGGCCCGATACATTAATGTGGAATATTTTGGGTCTCTTGACAGCCCGGAACCCCGGCAACATTTGATCGCTATTAAGTCGATCATTGACATGACCGGCATGCCGGCGGTAGAAGATCAGGATATCAATGAAGAGGAAGTATTGGTCACGGCGGCACTGGACGACAAGAACCCGGTCTCGATCATCTCTTCACTCTATGCCTGCCGTGAAAATGCCCGCAGTGCCCGGGAGAGCCTGTCCAAGGAGCTCTGGGAGGCGATCAATAATTTTTACATCTTCGTCTCCGGCTATCCGGTGGATGTTTTGAAGACACGAGGATTGTTTGATTTTACCACCCACGTCATGCAGCACTGTGCGAATGTCCGGGGAAGGATCATGTTTACCCTGATGCATGATATCAGCTGGCAATTCATTCATATGGGATTGCTCATCGAACGCTCTGCCCAGATCGTACGTATCATGATCAGCAAACTGAACGATATTGAAGAATTAAAAAAGCTGAAACTCGGGCAATACATGGAGGCTCAACAATACAACATCCTGTTGGATTGCGTGGAGGCCAAGGATATGTGTCATAAGTATTATTCCAACTGGCCCGAACGGCACGCTACGGTTGACTTTTTGTTGTTCAATCCGTATTTCCCGAAATCGGTCGTGCGCAGCTTACTCAAACTTAAACTAAGTTTGGAAAAAATTCAATCGGACCGGATGATCACCCAAAAAGATATTGCATTTCAGGTCGGCAAGATGATCTCACCCCTGGAGTATGTAGAATTTTCCGATATCGAAGACGACCTGGAGAAATTCCTGGAAGATACATTGTCCAAAATATACTTAATTAGTGACCTGATTGTTAAAAAGTATTTTACTTAG
- a CDS encoding transglutaminase family protein produces MPEFAIDYHAINHYEQPFFEAFLEYLIFPFENDNQRVISRTYELEPACTAHYSTNVHGFRTLRCRLAANTGTFEIHMNTRIDKLLVNPFNYYPYRLDEEQALLLSHEFKVDHYEYLEQTHFTRLPADWAHPVWESTEQLFDFCLRVNGFVFACMEYDTRHASVHNKVADVLQDHRGVCQDFAHLMLGILRENRIPCRYVTGYLNPGQGHKGSAAIHAWIEAYIPGNGWTGFDPTNNLLEDVHYIKIAHGVDLDECQTLKGVVRSAGKNRTEYEVHVRELEMQNLQQ; encoded by the coding sequence ATGCCGGAATTTGCCATTGATTACCATGCAATAAATCACTACGAGCAACCCTTTTTTGAAGCTTTTCTCGAATACCTCATATTTCCTTTCGAAAATGATAACCAGCGTGTTATCAGCAGAACGTATGAGCTGGAACCTGCATGCACCGCGCACTACTCGACCAATGTCCATGGTTTTCGAACCCTGCGTTGCCGGCTCGCTGCAAACACCGGGACGTTTGAAATACATATGAATACGCGCATCGATAAGTTGTTGGTCAACCCCTTTAATTATTACCCTTACCGGCTGGATGAGGAACAAGCGTTGTTGCTGTCTCATGAATTCAAAGTGGATCATTACGAATACCTGGAACAGACGCATTTTACCCGGTTGCCTGCGGATTGGGCCCATCCGGTCTGGGAATCCACCGAGCAACTGTTTGATTTTTGTCTGCGGGTCAATGGATTTGTGTTTGCTTGTATGGAATACGATACACGCCATGCTTCGGTCCACAATAAGGTTGCAGATGTGCTCCAGGACCATCGTGGAGTTTGTCAGGACTTTGCCCATTTGATGCTTGGAATACTGCGGGAAAACCGTATCCCTTGCCGGTATGTGACCGGGTATTTAAATCCGGGGCAGGGGCATAAAGGCAGTGCTGCCATCCATGCCTGGATCGAGGCGTATATTCCGGGTAATGGATGGACGGGTTTTGACCCTACCAATAATCTTCTGGAAGATGTACATTACATCAAAATAGCCCATGGGGTGGACCTCGACGAATGCCAGACATTGAAAGGTGTCGTCCGGTCTGCCGGAAAAAACCGCACCGAATATGAAGTTCATGTTCGCGAATTGGAAATGCAAAATTTACAGCAATGA
- a CDS encoding peptidase, which yields MTYCLGIKLKAGIVGMADTRITSGNETSTAEKYKVFQHDERKLFIMTSGLRSVRDKSLTYFSEILDEKVDEFSKLYQAVNAFGEQVKRVAQEDKTALSESGLQFNIHTIVGGQFPHDDEHKLYLLYPEGNWIEIAKGYPFTIIGNSGYGTPVLRRTLRYDSSIKYALKTGFLSFDSTRVSANDVGYPLDVLIYPKNGNEIKVRRFEEEDLRSISNFWGQKLTEAVHEVPDDWINGLG from the coding sequence ATGACCTATTGTTTAGGCATCAAATTGAAAGCAGGAATTGTTGGGATGGCGGATACCCGGATCACCTCCGGCAATGAAACCAGTACGGCAGAAAAATATAAAGTATTTCAGCACGACGAGCGTAAGCTTTTCATTATGACATCCGGTTTACGCTCGGTGCGGGACAAATCACTGACTTATTTCAGTGAGATCCTGGACGAAAAAGTGGATGAATTCTCCAAGCTGTACCAGGCCGTCAACGCATTCGGTGAGCAGGTGAAACGGGTGGCTCAGGAAGACAAGACGGCACTTTCGGAGAGTGGATTGCAGTTCAACATCCACACCATCGTCGGAGGTCAGTTTCCCCATGACGATGAACATAAGCTGTACCTGCTGTATCCCGAAGGAAATTGGATTGAAATAGCCAAAGGTTATCCGTTTACCATCATCGGCAATTCCGGATACGGCACCCCGGTATTGCGACGCACCTTACGCTACGATTCAAGCATCAAATACGCCCTGAAGACGGGATTTCTTTCGTTTGATTCCACCCGGGTCTCTGCGAATGATGTGGGCTACCCGCTGGATGTTCTCATTTATCCAAAAAATGGGAATGAGATCAAGGTTCGCCGGTTTGAGGAGGAAGACCTGCGTTCCATCTCAAATTTCTGGGGACAGAAACTGACCGAGGCTGTGCATGAGGTGCCGGATGATTGGATCAATGGTTTGGGCTAG